In Perca fluviatilis chromosome 11, GENO_Pfluv_1.0, whole genome shotgun sequence, the following proteins share a genomic window:
- the dtna gene encoding dystrobrevin alpha isoform X3 — MIEDFGWSGDNMADRRQLFVEMRAQDLDSIRLSTYRTACKLRFVQKKCNLHLVDIWNIIEAFRENGINTMDLNGELSVARLEVVLSTIFYQLNKRMPTTHQINVDQSISLLLNFLLASYDPEGHGKISVFVVKMALATICGGKILDKLRYIFSQISDSAGIMVHSQFDQFLKEVLKLPMAVFEGPSFGYTEQAARTCFTQQKKVSLNTFLDTLMSDPSPQCLVWLPLMHRLANVENVFHPVECSYCHTESMMGFRYRCQQCHNYQLCQDCFWRGHASGSHSNQHQMKEYTSWKSPAKKLSHAFSKSLSCASSREPLHPMFPEMPDKPLNLAHIVDTWPPRPVNITNDYSLSHSMPTSGNPYSTKNKNNDVGQRKPFDGAAPHLLKGRGLNYNLDVADRLADEHALIRLYVNLLQNNPRSCLLESSNHQEEEHSLIARYAARLAADAAAQQQRIPTDLPYSLDANKQQRQLIAELESKNREILQEIQRLRLQHEEASQPPPDRGQQNPTLLAELRLLRQRKDELEQRMSTLQESRRELMVQLEQLMMLLKLEEERKQATQGPGSPRSSPSHTTSRPIPTPIHSESAGTTPTHTPQDSLMGVGGDVQEAFAQCPRRNLRNNLLIAADSITNTMSSLVKELNSEGGSETESTADSDFGRGDLLATTSSDPFFTYKPRSSSAAEEESFENDLEQRLEDELKLEELIKHRQEPDKSCMVTLQQ, encoded by the exons ATGATTGAAGACTTCGGGTGGAGTGGTGACAACATGGCAGATAGAAGGCAACTGTTTGTCGAGATGA GGGCTCAAGATTTGGACTCCATACGATTATCGACCTACAGAACAGCCTGCAAACTTAGATTTGTTCAGAAGAAATGTAATT TGCATTTGGTTGACATTTGGAACATCATCGAGGCTTTCCGAGAGAACGGCATCAACACCATGGACCTCAACGGCGAGCTCTCAGTGGCTCGTTTAGAAGTGGTGCTGTCCACCATTTTTTACCAGCTAAACAAGCGCATGCCCACCACCCACCAGATCAACGTGGATCAGTCCATCAGCCTGCTGCTCAATTTCCTGCTGGCGTCCTATGACCC GGAGGGCCATGGCAAGATATCTGTCTTTGTTGTGAAGATGGCCCTAGCAAccatctgtggagggaaaatcCTGGATAAATTAAGAT ATATTTTTTCACAGATATCAGATTCAGCGGGAATAATGGTGCACTCGCAGTTCGACCAATTTCTGAAGGAGGTTCTCAAATTACCCATGGCGGTTTTTGAGGGACCTTCTTTTGGTTACACTGAACAAGCTGCAAGAACGTGCTTTACACAGCAG AAAAAGGTCTCCCTCAATACATTCCTCGATACGTTGATGTCAGACCCATCCCCTCAGTGTCTGGTGTGGTTACCGCTCATGCATCGGCTCGCTAACGTGGAGAACG TCTTTCACCCGGTCGAGTGCTCCTACTGCCATACTGAGAGTATGATGGGCTTCCGCTACCGCTGCCAGCAATGTCATAATTACCAGCTCTGTCAGGACTGCTTCTGGAGGGGGCATGCCAGCGGTTCCCATAGCAACCAGCACCAAATGAAGGAGTATACGTCATGG AAATCTCCTGCTAAGAAGTTATCCCATGCCTTCAGTAAGTCCCTGAGCTGTGCGTCCAGCAGAGAGCCTCTTCACCCCATGTTTCCCGAAATGCCAGACAAACCTCTCAACCTAGCTCATATTGT AGATACATG GCCACCAAGACCAGTGAACATCACCAATGACTACTCACTCTCCCACTCCATGCCTACATCAGGGAACCCTTACTCCACCAAAAA CAAAAATAATGATGTTGGGCAAAGAAAGCCCTTCGATGGGGCTGCTCCACATTTGTTGAAAGGGAGAGG GTTGAACTACAACCTTGATGTTGCCGATAGACTTGCAGACGAACATGCTCTGATTCGCCTCTATGTGAATCTACTCCAAAACAACCCCAGATCATG TTTGCTGGAGAGCAGTAACCATCAAGAAGAAGAGCACAGTCTCATCGCCCGCTATGCTGCTCGACTGGCTGCTGATGCTGCG GCTCAACAGCAGAGAATCCCCACAGACCTCCCATACTCTCTGGATGCCAACAAACAACAGAGGCAGCTCATTGCCGAGCTTGAGAGCAAAAACAG AGAAATCCTACAGGAAATCCAGCGGCTGCGCCTTCAGCATGAGGAGGCCTCCCAGCCGCCACCTGACAGGGGTCAGCAGAACCCCACTCTTCTGGCTGAGCTACGACTTCTCAG GCAACGCAAAGATGAGCTTGAACAAAGAATGTCTACTCTGCAGGAGAGTCGCAGGGAACTCATGGTGCAGCTGGAGCAACTAATGATGCTTCTCAAG cTAGAGGAGGAACGGAAACAAGCT ACTCAGGGTCCCGGCTCTCCACGCTCGTCCCCCAGCCACACCACCAGCCGGCCGATCCCCACCCCTATCCACTCGGAGTCTGCCGGCACGACCCCGACTCACACACCTCAGGACTCACTCATGGGCGTGGGAGGGGATGTTCAGGAGGCCTTCGCTCAGT gTCCAAGGAGAAATTTGAGAAACAACCTACTCATTGCTGCTGACTCCATCACCAACACAATGTCGTCACTAGTTAAAGAACTCAATTCAg agGGTGGAAGTGAGACTGAGAGCACTGCAGATTCTGACTTTGGACGTGGTGACCTATTGGCCACAACCTCTTCAGATCCCTTCTTCACATATAAACCAAG GAGTtccagcgctgcagaggaggagagCTTTGAGAATGATCTGGAGCAGCGGCTGGAGGATGAGCTCAAGTTGGAGGAGCTAATAAAGCACAGGCAGGAACCAGACAAATCGTGCATG GTGACGCTGCAGCAGTGA
- the dtna gene encoding dystrobrevin alpha isoform X1 has protein sequence MVIYERMIEDFGWSGDNMADRRQLFVEMRAQDLDSIRLSTYRTACKLRFVQKKCNLHLVDIWNIIEAFRENGINTMDLNGELSVARLEVVLSTIFYQLNKRMPTTHQINVDQSISLLLNFLLASYDPEGHGKISVFVVKMALATICGGKILDKLRYIFSQISDSAGIMVHSQFDQFLKEVLKLPMAVFEGPSFGYTEQAARTCFTQQKKVSLNTFLDTLMSDPSPQCLVWLPLMHRLANVENVFHPVECSYCHTESMMGFRYRCQQCHNYQLCQDCFWRGHASGSHSNQHQMKEYTSWKSPAKKLSHAFSKSLSCASSREPLHPMFPEMPDKPLNLAHIVDTWPPRPVNITNDYSLSHSMPTSGNPYSTKNKNNDVGQRKPFDGAAPHLLKGRGLNYNLDVADRLADEHALIRLYVNLLQNNPRSCLLESSNHQEEEHSLIARYAARLAADAAAQQQRIPTDLPYSLDANKQQRQLIAELESKNREILQEIQRLRLQHEEASQPPPDRGQQNPTLLAELRLLRQRKDELEQRMSTLQESRRELMVQLEQLMMLLKLEEERKQATQGPGSPRSSPSHTTSRPIPTPIHSESAGTTPTHTPQDSLMGVGGDVQEAFAQCPRRNLRNNLLIAADSITNTMSSLVKELNSEGGSETESTADSDFGRGDLLATTSSDPFFTYKPRSSSAAEEESFENDLEQRLEDELKLEELIKHRQEPDKSCMVTLQQ, from the exons ATGGTGATTTATGAAAG AATGATTGAAGACTTCGGGTGGAGTGGTGACAACATGGCAGATAGAAGGCAACTGTTTGTCGAGATGA GGGCTCAAGATTTGGACTCCATACGATTATCGACCTACAGAACAGCCTGCAAACTTAGATTTGTTCAGAAGAAATGTAATT TGCATTTGGTTGACATTTGGAACATCATCGAGGCTTTCCGAGAGAACGGCATCAACACCATGGACCTCAACGGCGAGCTCTCAGTGGCTCGTTTAGAAGTGGTGCTGTCCACCATTTTTTACCAGCTAAACAAGCGCATGCCCACCACCCACCAGATCAACGTGGATCAGTCCATCAGCCTGCTGCTCAATTTCCTGCTGGCGTCCTATGACCC GGAGGGCCATGGCAAGATATCTGTCTTTGTTGTGAAGATGGCCCTAGCAAccatctgtggagggaaaatcCTGGATAAATTAAGAT ATATTTTTTCACAGATATCAGATTCAGCGGGAATAATGGTGCACTCGCAGTTCGACCAATTTCTGAAGGAGGTTCTCAAATTACCCATGGCGGTTTTTGAGGGACCTTCTTTTGGTTACACTGAACAAGCTGCAAGAACGTGCTTTACACAGCAG AAAAAGGTCTCCCTCAATACATTCCTCGATACGTTGATGTCAGACCCATCCCCTCAGTGTCTGGTGTGGTTACCGCTCATGCATCGGCTCGCTAACGTGGAGAACG TCTTTCACCCGGTCGAGTGCTCCTACTGCCATACTGAGAGTATGATGGGCTTCCGCTACCGCTGCCAGCAATGTCATAATTACCAGCTCTGTCAGGACTGCTTCTGGAGGGGGCATGCCAGCGGTTCCCATAGCAACCAGCACCAAATGAAGGAGTATACGTCATGG AAATCTCCTGCTAAGAAGTTATCCCATGCCTTCAGTAAGTCCCTGAGCTGTGCGTCCAGCAGAGAGCCTCTTCACCCCATGTTTCCCGAAATGCCAGACAAACCTCTCAACCTAGCTCATATTGT AGATACATG GCCACCAAGACCAGTGAACATCACCAATGACTACTCACTCTCCCACTCCATGCCTACATCAGGGAACCCTTACTCCACCAAAAA CAAAAATAATGATGTTGGGCAAAGAAAGCCCTTCGATGGGGCTGCTCCACATTTGTTGAAAGGGAGAGG GTTGAACTACAACCTTGATGTTGCCGATAGACTTGCAGACGAACATGCTCTGATTCGCCTCTATGTGAATCTACTCCAAAACAACCCCAGATCATG TTTGCTGGAGAGCAGTAACCATCAAGAAGAAGAGCACAGTCTCATCGCCCGCTATGCTGCTCGACTGGCTGCTGATGCTGCG GCTCAACAGCAGAGAATCCCCACAGACCTCCCATACTCTCTGGATGCCAACAAACAACAGAGGCAGCTCATTGCCGAGCTTGAGAGCAAAAACAG AGAAATCCTACAGGAAATCCAGCGGCTGCGCCTTCAGCATGAGGAGGCCTCCCAGCCGCCACCTGACAGGGGTCAGCAGAACCCCACTCTTCTGGCTGAGCTACGACTTCTCAG GCAACGCAAAGATGAGCTTGAACAAAGAATGTCTACTCTGCAGGAGAGTCGCAGGGAACTCATGGTGCAGCTGGAGCAACTAATGATGCTTCTCAAG cTAGAGGAGGAACGGAAACAAGCT ACTCAGGGTCCCGGCTCTCCACGCTCGTCCCCCAGCCACACCACCAGCCGGCCGATCCCCACCCCTATCCACTCGGAGTCTGCCGGCACGACCCCGACTCACACACCTCAGGACTCACTCATGGGCGTGGGAGGGGATGTTCAGGAGGCCTTCGCTCAGT gTCCAAGGAGAAATTTGAGAAACAACCTACTCATTGCTGCTGACTCCATCACCAACACAATGTCGTCACTAGTTAAAGAACTCAATTCAg agGGTGGAAGTGAGACTGAGAGCACTGCAGATTCTGACTTTGGACGTGGTGACCTATTGGCCACAACCTCTTCAGATCCCTTCTTCACATATAAACCAAG GAGTtccagcgctgcagaggaggagagCTTTGAGAATGATCTGGAGCAGCGGCTGGAGGATGAGCTCAAGTTGGAGGAGCTAATAAAGCACAGGCAGGAACCAGACAAATCGTGCATG GTGACGCTGCAGCAGTGA
- the dtna gene encoding dystrobrevin alpha isoform X2, with product MVIYERMIEDFGWSGDNMADRRQLFVEMRAQDLDSIRLSTYRTACKLRFVQKKCNLHLVDIWNIIEAFRENGINTMDLNGELSVARLEVVLSTIFYQLNKRMPTTHQINVDQSISLLLNFLLASYDPEGHGKISVFVVKMALATICGGKILDKLRYIFSQISDSAGIMVHSQFDQFLKEVLKLPMAVFEGPSFGYTEQAARTCFTQQKKVSLNTFLDTLMSDPSPQCLVWLPLMHRLANVENVFHPVECSYCHTESMMGFRYRCQQCHNYQLCQDCFWRGHASGSHSNQHQMKEYTSWKSPAKKLSHAFSKSLSCASSREPLHPMFPEMPDKPLNLAHIVPPRPVNITNDYSLSHSMPTSGNPYSTKNKNNDVGQRKPFDGAAPHLLKGRGLNYNLDVADRLADEHALIRLYVNLLQNNPRSCLLESSNHQEEEHSLIARYAARLAADAAAQQQRIPTDLPYSLDANKQQRQLIAELESKNREILQEIQRLRLQHEEASQPPPDRGQQNPTLLAELRLLRQRKDELEQRMSTLQESRRELMVQLEQLMMLLKLEEERKQATQGPGSPRSSPSHTTSRPIPTPIHSESAGTTPTHTPQDSLMGVGGDVQEAFAQCPRRNLRNNLLIAADSITNTMSSLVKELNSEGGSETESTADSDFGRGDLLATTSSDPFFTYKPRSSSAAEEESFENDLEQRLEDELKLEELIKHRQEPDKSCMVTLQQ from the exons ATGGTGATTTATGAAAG AATGATTGAAGACTTCGGGTGGAGTGGTGACAACATGGCAGATAGAAGGCAACTGTTTGTCGAGATGA GGGCTCAAGATTTGGACTCCATACGATTATCGACCTACAGAACAGCCTGCAAACTTAGATTTGTTCAGAAGAAATGTAATT TGCATTTGGTTGACATTTGGAACATCATCGAGGCTTTCCGAGAGAACGGCATCAACACCATGGACCTCAACGGCGAGCTCTCAGTGGCTCGTTTAGAAGTGGTGCTGTCCACCATTTTTTACCAGCTAAACAAGCGCATGCCCACCACCCACCAGATCAACGTGGATCAGTCCATCAGCCTGCTGCTCAATTTCCTGCTGGCGTCCTATGACCC GGAGGGCCATGGCAAGATATCTGTCTTTGTTGTGAAGATGGCCCTAGCAAccatctgtggagggaaaatcCTGGATAAATTAAGAT ATATTTTTTCACAGATATCAGATTCAGCGGGAATAATGGTGCACTCGCAGTTCGACCAATTTCTGAAGGAGGTTCTCAAATTACCCATGGCGGTTTTTGAGGGACCTTCTTTTGGTTACACTGAACAAGCTGCAAGAACGTGCTTTACACAGCAG AAAAAGGTCTCCCTCAATACATTCCTCGATACGTTGATGTCAGACCCATCCCCTCAGTGTCTGGTGTGGTTACCGCTCATGCATCGGCTCGCTAACGTGGAGAACG TCTTTCACCCGGTCGAGTGCTCCTACTGCCATACTGAGAGTATGATGGGCTTCCGCTACCGCTGCCAGCAATGTCATAATTACCAGCTCTGTCAGGACTGCTTCTGGAGGGGGCATGCCAGCGGTTCCCATAGCAACCAGCACCAAATGAAGGAGTATACGTCATGG AAATCTCCTGCTAAGAAGTTATCCCATGCCTTCAGTAAGTCCCTGAGCTGTGCGTCCAGCAGAGAGCCTCTTCACCCCATGTTTCCCGAAATGCCAGACAAACCTCTCAACCTAGCTCATATTGT GCCACCAAGACCAGTGAACATCACCAATGACTACTCACTCTCCCACTCCATGCCTACATCAGGGAACCCTTACTCCACCAAAAA CAAAAATAATGATGTTGGGCAAAGAAAGCCCTTCGATGGGGCTGCTCCACATTTGTTGAAAGGGAGAGG GTTGAACTACAACCTTGATGTTGCCGATAGACTTGCAGACGAACATGCTCTGATTCGCCTCTATGTGAATCTACTCCAAAACAACCCCAGATCATG TTTGCTGGAGAGCAGTAACCATCAAGAAGAAGAGCACAGTCTCATCGCCCGCTATGCTGCTCGACTGGCTGCTGATGCTGCG GCTCAACAGCAGAGAATCCCCACAGACCTCCCATACTCTCTGGATGCCAACAAACAACAGAGGCAGCTCATTGCCGAGCTTGAGAGCAAAAACAG AGAAATCCTACAGGAAATCCAGCGGCTGCGCCTTCAGCATGAGGAGGCCTCCCAGCCGCCACCTGACAGGGGTCAGCAGAACCCCACTCTTCTGGCTGAGCTACGACTTCTCAG GCAACGCAAAGATGAGCTTGAACAAAGAATGTCTACTCTGCAGGAGAGTCGCAGGGAACTCATGGTGCAGCTGGAGCAACTAATGATGCTTCTCAAG cTAGAGGAGGAACGGAAACAAGCT ACTCAGGGTCCCGGCTCTCCACGCTCGTCCCCCAGCCACACCACCAGCCGGCCGATCCCCACCCCTATCCACTCGGAGTCTGCCGGCACGACCCCGACTCACACACCTCAGGACTCACTCATGGGCGTGGGAGGGGATGTTCAGGAGGCCTTCGCTCAGT gTCCAAGGAGAAATTTGAGAAACAACCTACTCATTGCTGCTGACTCCATCACCAACACAATGTCGTCACTAGTTAAAGAACTCAATTCAg agGGTGGAAGTGAGACTGAGAGCACTGCAGATTCTGACTTTGGACGTGGTGACCTATTGGCCACAACCTCTTCAGATCCCTTCTTCACATATAAACCAAG GAGTtccagcgctgcagaggaggagagCTTTGAGAATGATCTGGAGCAGCGGCTGGAGGATGAGCTCAAGTTGGAGGAGCTAATAAAGCACAGGCAGGAACCAGACAAATCGTGCATG GTGACGCTGCAGCAGTGA
- the dtna gene encoding dystrobrevin alpha isoform X11 codes for MVIYERMIEDFGWSGDNMADRRQLFVEMRAQDLDSIRLSTYRTACKLRFVQKKCNLHLVDIWNIIEAFRENGINTMDLNGELSVARLEVVLSTIFYQLNKRMPTTHQINVDQSISLLLNFLLASYDPEGHGKISVFVVKMALATICGGKILDKLRYIFSQISDSAGIMVHSQFDQFLKEVLKLPMAVFEGPSFGYTEQAARTCFTQQKKVSLNTFLDTLMSDPSPQCLVWLPLMHRLANVENVFHPVECSYCHTESMMGFRYRCQQCHNYQLCQDCFWRGHASGSHSNQHQMKEYTSWKSPAKKLSHAFSKSLSCASSREPLHPMFPEMPDKPLNLAHIVDTWPPRPVNITNDYSLSHSMPTSGNPYSTKNLLESSNHQEEEHSLIARYAARLAADAAAQQQRIPTDLPYSLDANKQQRQLIAELESKNREILQEIQRLRLQHEEASQPPPDRGQQNPTLLAELRLLRQRKDELEQRMSTLQESRRELMVQLEQLMMLLKTQGPGSPRSSPSHTTSRPIPTPIHSESAGTTPTHTPQDSLMGVGGDVQEAFAQCPRRNLRNNLLIAADSITNTMSSLVKELNSEGGSETESTADSDFGRGDLLATTSSDPFFTYKPRSSSAAEEESFENDLEQRLEDELKLEELIKHRQEPDKSCMVTLQQ; via the exons ATGGTGATTTATGAAAG AATGATTGAAGACTTCGGGTGGAGTGGTGACAACATGGCAGATAGAAGGCAACTGTTTGTCGAGATGA GGGCTCAAGATTTGGACTCCATACGATTATCGACCTACAGAACAGCCTGCAAACTTAGATTTGTTCAGAAGAAATGTAATT TGCATTTGGTTGACATTTGGAACATCATCGAGGCTTTCCGAGAGAACGGCATCAACACCATGGACCTCAACGGCGAGCTCTCAGTGGCTCGTTTAGAAGTGGTGCTGTCCACCATTTTTTACCAGCTAAACAAGCGCATGCCCACCACCCACCAGATCAACGTGGATCAGTCCATCAGCCTGCTGCTCAATTTCCTGCTGGCGTCCTATGACCC GGAGGGCCATGGCAAGATATCTGTCTTTGTTGTGAAGATGGCCCTAGCAAccatctgtggagggaaaatcCTGGATAAATTAAGAT ATATTTTTTCACAGATATCAGATTCAGCGGGAATAATGGTGCACTCGCAGTTCGACCAATTTCTGAAGGAGGTTCTCAAATTACCCATGGCGGTTTTTGAGGGACCTTCTTTTGGTTACACTGAACAAGCTGCAAGAACGTGCTTTACACAGCAG AAAAAGGTCTCCCTCAATACATTCCTCGATACGTTGATGTCAGACCCATCCCCTCAGTGTCTGGTGTGGTTACCGCTCATGCATCGGCTCGCTAACGTGGAGAACG TCTTTCACCCGGTCGAGTGCTCCTACTGCCATACTGAGAGTATGATGGGCTTCCGCTACCGCTGCCAGCAATGTCATAATTACCAGCTCTGTCAGGACTGCTTCTGGAGGGGGCATGCCAGCGGTTCCCATAGCAACCAGCACCAAATGAAGGAGTATACGTCATGG AAATCTCCTGCTAAGAAGTTATCCCATGCCTTCAGTAAGTCCCTGAGCTGTGCGTCCAGCAGAGAGCCTCTTCACCCCATGTTTCCCGAAATGCCAGACAAACCTCTCAACCTAGCTCATATTGT AGATACATG GCCACCAAGACCAGTGAACATCACCAATGACTACTCACTCTCCCACTCCATGCCTACATCAGGGAACCCTTACTCCACCAAAAA TTTGCTGGAGAGCAGTAACCATCAAGAAGAAGAGCACAGTCTCATCGCCCGCTATGCTGCTCGACTGGCTGCTGATGCTGCG GCTCAACAGCAGAGAATCCCCACAGACCTCCCATACTCTCTGGATGCCAACAAACAACAGAGGCAGCTCATTGCCGAGCTTGAGAGCAAAAACAG AGAAATCCTACAGGAAATCCAGCGGCTGCGCCTTCAGCATGAGGAGGCCTCCCAGCCGCCACCTGACAGGGGTCAGCAGAACCCCACTCTTCTGGCTGAGCTACGACTTCTCAG GCAACGCAAAGATGAGCTTGAACAAAGAATGTCTACTCTGCAGGAGAGTCGCAGGGAACTCATGGTGCAGCTGGAGCAACTAATGATGCTTCTCAAG ACTCAGGGTCCCGGCTCTCCACGCTCGTCCCCCAGCCACACCACCAGCCGGCCGATCCCCACCCCTATCCACTCGGAGTCTGCCGGCACGACCCCGACTCACACACCTCAGGACTCACTCATGGGCGTGGGAGGGGATGTTCAGGAGGCCTTCGCTCAGT gTCCAAGGAGAAATTTGAGAAACAACCTACTCATTGCTGCTGACTCCATCACCAACACAATGTCGTCACTAGTTAAAGAACTCAATTCAg agGGTGGAAGTGAGACTGAGAGCACTGCAGATTCTGACTTTGGACGTGGTGACCTATTGGCCACAACCTCTTCAGATCCCTTCTTCACATATAAACCAAG GAGTtccagcgctgcagaggaggagagCTTTGAGAATGATCTGGAGCAGCGGCTGGAGGATGAGCTCAAGTTGGAGGAGCTAATAAAGCACAGGCAGGAACCAGACAAATCGTGCATG GTGACGCTGCAGCAGTGA
- the dtna gene encoding dystrobrevin alpha isoform X12, whose amino-acid sequence MVIYERMIEDFGWSGDNMADRRQLFVEMRAQDLDSIRLSTYRTACKLRFVQKKCNLHLVDIWNIIEAFRENGINTMDLNGELSVARLEVVLSTIFYQLNKRMPTTHQINVDQSISLLLNFLLASYDPEGHGKISVFVVKMALATICGGKILDKLRYIFSQISDSAGIMVHSQFDQFLKEVLKLPMAVFEGPSFGYTEQAARTCFTQQKKVSLNTFLDTLMSDPSPQCLVWLPLMHRLANVENVFHPVECSYCHTESMMGFRYRCQQCHNYQLCQDCFWRGHASGSHSNQHQMKEYTSWKSPAKKLSHAFSKSLSCASSREPLHPMFPEMPDKPLNLAHIVPPRPVNITNDYSLSHSMPTSGNPYSTKNLLESSNHQEEEHSLIARYAARLAADAAAQQQRIPTDLPYSLDANKQQRQLIAELESKNREILQEIQRLRLQHEEASQPPPDRGQQNPTLLAELRLLRQRKDELEQRMSTLQESRRELMVQLEQLMMLLKTQGPGSPRSSPSHTTSRPIPTPIHSESAGTTPTHTPQDSLMGVGGDVQEAFAQCPRRNLRNNLLIAADSITNTMSSLVKELNSEGGSETESTADSDFGRGDLLATTSSDPFFTYKPRSSSAAEEESFENDLEQRLEDELKLEELIKHRQEPDKSCMVTLQQ is encoded by the exons ATGGTGATTTATGAAAG AATGATTGAAGACTTCGGGTGGAGTGGTGACAACATGGCAGATAGAAGGCAACTGTTTGTCGAGATGA GGGCTCAAGATTTGGACTCCATACGATTATCGACCTACAGAACAGCCTGCAAACTTAGATTTGTTCAGAAGAAATGTAATT TGCATTTGGTTGACATTTGGAACATCATCGAGGCTTTCCGAGAGAACGGCATCAACACCATGGACCTCAACGGCGAGCTCTCAGTGGCTCGTTTAGAAGTGGTGCTGTCCACCATTTTTTACCAGCTAAACAAGCGCATGCCCACCACCCACCAGATCAACGTGGATCAGTCCATCAGCCTGCTGCTCAATTTCCTGCTGGCGTCCTATGACCC GGAGGGCCATGGCAAGATATCTGTCTTTGTTGTGAAGATGGCCCTAGCAAccatctgtggagggaaaatcCTGGATAAATTAAGAT ATATTTTTTCACAGATATCAGATTCAGCGGGAATAATGGTGCACTCGCAGTTCGACCAATTTCTGAAGGAGGTTCTCAAATTACCCATGGCGGTTTTTGAGGGACCTTCTTTTGGTTACACTGAACAAGCTGCAAGAACGTGCTTTACACAGCAG AAAAAGGTCTCCCTCAATACATTCCTCGATACGTTGATGTCAGACCCATCCCCTCAGTGTCTGGTGTGGTTACCGCTCATGCATCGGCTCGCTAACGTGGAGAACG TCTTTCACCCGGTCGAGTGCTCCTACTGCCATACTGAGAGTATGATGGGCTTCCGCTACCGCTGCCAGCAATGTCATAATTACCAGCTCTGTCAGGACTGCTTCTGGAGGGGGCATGCCAGCGGTTCCCATAGCAACCAGCACCAAATGAAGGAGTATACGTCATGG AAATCTCCTGCTAAGAAGTTATCCCATGCCTTCAGTAAGTCCCTGAGCTGTGCGTCCAGCAGAGAGCCTCTTCACCCCATGTTTCCCGAAATGCCAGACAAACCTCTCAACCTAGCTCATATTGT GCCACCAAGACCAGTGAACATCACCAATGACTACTCACTCTCCCACTCCATGCCTACATCAGGGAACCCTTACTCCACCAAAAA TTTGCTGGAGAGCAGTAACCATCAAGAAGAAGAGCACAGTCTCATCGCCCGCTATGCTGCTCGACTGGCTGCTGATGCTGCG GCTCAACAGCAGAGAATCCCCACAGACCTCCCATACTCTCTGGATGCCAACAAACAACAGAGGCAGCTCATTGCCGAGCTTGAGAGCAAAAACAG AGAAATCCTACAGGAAATCCAGCGGCTGCGCCTTCAGCATGAGGAGGCCTCCCAGCCGCCACCTGACAGGGGTCAGCAGAACCCCACTCTTCTGGCTGAGCTACGACTTCTCAG GCAACGCAAAGATGAGCTTGAACAAAGAATGTCTACTCTGCAGGAGAGTCGCAGGGAACTCATGGTGCAGCTGGAGCAACTAATGATGCTTCTCAAG ACTCAGGGTCCCGGCTCTCCACGCTCGTCCCCCAGCCACACCACCAGCCGGCCGATCCCCACCCCTATCCACTCGGAGTCTGCCGGCACGACCCCGACTCACACACCTCAGGACTCACTCATGGGCGTGGGAGGGGATGTTCAGGAGGCCTTCGCTCAGT gTCCAAGGAGAAATTTGAGAAACAACCTACTCATTGCTGCTGACTCCATCACCAACACAATGTCGTCACTAGTTAAAGAACTCAATTCAg agGGTGGAAGTGAGACTGAGAGCACTGCAGATTCTGACTTTGGACGTGGTGACCTATTGGCCACAACCTCTTCAGATCCCTTCTTCACATATAAACCAAG GAGTtccagcgctgcagaggaggagagCTTTGAGAATGATCTGGAGCAGCGGCTGGAGGATGAGCTCAAGTTGGAGGAGCTAATAAAGCACAGGCAGGAACCAGACAAATCGTGCATG GTGACGCTGCAGCAGTGA